In Bacillus sp. E(2018), a single window of DNA contains:
- the rimI gene encoding ribosomal protein S18-alanine N-acetyltransferase yields the protein MGEQPYTFRLAKVSDIDDILGIEQASFAVPWSREAFYREIVENQFAHYLVIEDSFQPVGYCGIWLVMDEAHVTNIAILPSYRGRKLGEMLMREAIKLAKMHGAATMTLEARVSNHVAQNLYKKLGFEAGGIRKNYYSDNGEDALVMWVEL from the coding sequence ATGGGAGAGCAGCCTTATACGTTCAGACTGGCAAAAGTAAGCGACATAGATGATATCCTTGGAATCGAGCAAGCCTCATTTGCCGTTCCATGGTCCCGAGAAGCTTTTTATAGAGAGATTGTTGAGAACCAATTCGCTCATTACCTCGTGATTGAAGACTCCTTTCAACCAGTCGGTTATTGTGGTATCTGGCTCGTTATGGATGAAGCACATGTTACAAACATTGCCATCCTTCCTTCGTATAGAGGAAGAAAGCTAGGAGAGATGCTCATGAGAGAAGCGATCAAACTGGCGAAGATGCACGGCGCTGCAACGATGACGCTAGAGGCACGCGTAAGTAATCATGTAGCACAGAATTTATATAAAAAACTAGGATTCGAAGCAGGCGGTATCCGAAAAAACTATTATAGCGATAATGGTGAAGACGCTTTAGTGATGTGGGTGGAATTATGA
- the tsaB gene encoding tRNA (adenosine(37)-N6)-threonylcarbamoyltransferase complex dimerization subunit type 1 TsaB translates to MKVLAIDTSNLVMGISVLDEGKVLGEYITNLKKNHSIRVMPAIEEVLKETGVKPADLDRIVVAKGPGSYTGVRIGVTIAKTLAWTLKKELVGISSLEVLAQSGKYFDGYVVPLFDARRTQLFTGLYGRNDSGEFQNLWEDQIILLKDWLDKLQELDKKILFVGSDLPLHQETIQNVLGDQAVFGLVSDHNPRPSELGRIGMTSEPVDIHSFTPSYLQLAEAEVNWLKSQGK, encoded by the coding sequence ATGAAAGTTCTTGCAATAGATACATCCAACCTTGTGATGGGGATCTCAGTATTGGATGAAGGAAAAGTGCTCGGTGAGTATATTACAAACTTAAAAAAGAATCATTCGATACGAGTGATGCCCGCGATTGAGGAAGTGTTAAAAGAGACTGGTGTAAAGCCTGCAGATCTTGATCGCATCGTGGTTGCGAAAGGCCCTGGATCATACACAGGTGTCAGAATCGGTGTAACGATCGCAAAGACACTTGCGTGGACGTTGAAAAAAGAACTCGTTGGGATCTCGAGCCTTGAAGTGCTCGCTCAAAGTGGGAAATACTTTGATGGTTATGTCGTTCCTTTATTTGATGCGCGCCGTACGCAGCTCTTTACGGGGCTTTACGGAAGAAACGATTCAGGTGAGTTTCAAAATCTTTGGGAAGACCAAATCATCTTATTAAAAGATTGGTTGGACAAGCTTCAAGAGCTAGATAAAAAGATATTATTTGTAGGCAGCGATTTACCTCTTCACCAAGAGACGATTCAGAACGTGTTGGGCGACCAAGCTGTCTTTGGACTAGTATCTGATCACAATCCGCGTCCAAGTGAACTCGGACGTATCGGTATGACGAGCGAACCGGTTGATATCCATTCGTTTACTCCAAGCTATCTTCAGTTGGCAGAAGCAGAAGTGAACTGGCTGAAGTCACAGGGGAAGTAG
- the tsaE gene encoding tRNA (adenosine(37)-N6)-threonylcarbamoyltransferase complex ATPase subunit type 1 TsaE → MSTYQYETKSAEETMSFAEKLGSILQKGDVLTLAGDLGAGKTTFTKGLAKGLGVTRTVNSPTFTIIKEYSGRLPLYHMDVYRLEDSDEDLGFDEYFSGEGVCVVEWAVFIEDYLPEERLELVISHKGDDKREIQLKPIGSRYEERVKEIM, encoded by the coding sequence ATGAGTACTTATCAATACGAAACAAAGTCAGCGGAAGAAACGATGTCTTTTGCCGAAAAGCTAGGCTCTATTCTTCAAAAAGGAGATGTACTCACACTGGCTGGAGATCTTGGAGCTGGAAAGACGACTTTTACAAAAGGGCTCGCAAAAGGCCTCGGAGTGACCCGTACAGTGAACTCTCCTACTTTTACCATCATTAAAGAATACAGTGGACGACTGCCGCTTTATCATATGGACGTTTATCGATTAGAAGACTCGGACGAAGATCTAGGATTTGACGAGTACTTTTCGGGAGAAGGCGTTTGTGTGGTCGAGTGGGCCGTATTTATAGAAGATTATTTACCAGAGGAGAGACTTGAACTCGTGATCTCACATAAAGGTGACGATAAGCGTGAGATTCAATTAAAACCTATTGGAAGCAGATACGAAGAACGCGTTAAGGAGATTATGTAA
- the thiL gene encoding thiamine-phosphate kinase, with product MIKDEFEWINSITPQHFFQKEVVQGIGDDAALWSVNEEMDQIVCLDTMVEGVHFTRDTLSPFQTGFKALAVNMSDIAAMGGIPQFYLVSIAIPPEWSEDELQEIYKGMGNLAAKYKVDLMGGDTVSTKGPLVLSVTVIGKVEKGRSLLRSNARHGDIVFLTGTTGKSAAGLSVLLEKTRHAAFAANEEIWIQQHQMPLPHIEQGRLLAKSGFRISLNDVSDGVASELNEIAEASNVSISIERNKLPVSESLRDLLGEDVLNHQLFGGEDYVLVGTASEEDFRVLSDRFKQHTLPLYEIGKVGEAGKAEVYLHKQDAKPELLTKKGFNHFRER from the coding sequence ATGATTAAAGATGAATTTGAATGGATCAACAGCATCACGCCTCAGCACTTTTTTCAAAAAGAAGTGGTTCAAGGTATCGGTGATGACGCTGCTCTTTGGTCGGTGAATGAAGAGATGGATCAAATCGTTTGTTTGGATACCATGGTAGAAGGTGTTCATTTTACGAGGGATACGTTATCACCTTTCCAAACGGGCTTTAAAGCACTTGCTGTGAACATGAGTGATATTGCAGCGATGGGTGGTATTCCACAGTTCTATCTTGTCTCGATTGCGATTCCACCTGAATGGTCGGAAGATGAGCTGCAAGAGATCTATAAAGGCATGGGGAATCTTGCTGCGAAATACAAAGTGGATCTTATGGGTGGCGATACCGTTTCTACAAAAGGACCGTTAGTATTATCAGTGACGGTTATTGGAAAAGTAGAAAAGGGAAGATCTTTATTAAGAAGTAACGCGAGACATGGAGACATTGTTTTTTTAACCGGAACAACAGGGAAATCAGCGGCAGGGCTTTCTGTTTTATTAGAAAAAACAAGACATGCTGCATTTGCGGCAAATGAAGAAATATGGATACAGCAGCATCAGATGCCCCTCCCTCATATTGAGCAAGGAAGACTTCTTGCAAAAAGTGGTTTTCGAATTTCCTTGAACGATGTTAGTGACGGAGTAGCTAGTGAACTAAACGAGATTGCTGAAGCAAGTAACGTTTCTATTTCTATAGAAAGAAACAAGCTACCTGTGAGTGAATCGTTAAGAGATTTACTAGGAGAAGACGTGCTGAACCACCAGTTGTTTGGTGGGGAAGATTATGTGCTTGTTGGAACGGCGTCAGAAGAAGATTTTAGAGTGCTGTCAGATAGATTCAAACAACATACATTGCCACTTTATGAAATCGGTAAAGTTGGAGAAGCTGGTAAGGCTGAGGTCTACCTTCATAAACAGGACGCCAAGCCGGAACTTCTTACGAAAAAAGGATTTAATCATTTCAGGGAAAGGTAA